The Amycolatopsis sp. DG1A-15b genome window below encodes:
- a CDS encoding MBL fold metallo-hydrolase yields the protein MKIRVLGTAAGGGSPQWNCGCPECEEARATGRSRTQDGLAVSGDGSAWYLVNASPDLRAQLPATPELRPPAGTRDTPVRGVLLTSAELDHTLGLLGLREAADLDVYATAWVHEALTTAFPLRTVLSAYTRAHRHDVRDGEPIELAGGLRVTATVLGAKRPRYASGLAPGAAVCAYRFDAGGRAFVYAPGLATWSPEFEKAIGDADLVAVDGTFFTEDEMGPARPASGMGHLAVRDQLPLIHARPRTRFLFTHLNNTNPLLRPDAPELAEVTAAGAAVAADGQLLEL from the coding sequence ATGAAGATCCGCGTCCTCGGCACCGCGGCCGGCGGTGGCTCGCCCCAGTGGAACTGCGGCTGCCCGGAGTGCGAGGAGGCCCGCGCCACCGGGAGGTCGCGAACGCAGGACGGCCTGGCGGTCAGCGGCGACGGCAGCGCGTGGTACCTCGTCAACGCCTCTCCGGACCTGCGGGCGCAGCTGCCGGCCACCCCCGAACTGCGCCCGCCCGCCGGAACGCGCGACACCCCGGTGCGCGGAGTCCTGCTCACCAGCGCCGAACTGGACCACACCCTCGGTCTGCTCGGCCTGCGCGAGGCCGCCGACCTCGACGTCTACGCCACCGCGTGGGTGCACGAGGCGCTGACGACGGCGTTCCCCCTGCGCACGGTTCTGTCCGCCTACACCCGCGCCCATCGGCACGACGTCCGGGACGGCGAACCGATCGAACTGGCCGGCGGTCTCCGGGTCACGGCGACCGTGCTCGGCGCCAAGCGACCTCGGTACGCGAGTGGGCTGGCGCCCGGCGCGGCGGTGTGCGCGTACCGGTTCGACGCCGGCGGCCGCGCCTTCGTCTACGCACCCGGCCTGGCCACGTGGAGCCCGGAGTTCGAAAAGGCGATCGGCGACGCCGACCTCGTCGCGGTGGACGGCACGTTCTTCACCGAAGACGAGATGGGGCCCGCGCGCCCGGCGTCGGGCATGGGACACCTCGCCGTGCGCGACCAGCTCCCGCTGATCCACGCCCGCCCGCGAACGCGCTTCCTGTTCACCCACCTCAACAACACCAACCCGCTTCTCCGGCCGGACGCGCCGGAGCTGGCCGAAGTCACCGCCGCCGGTGCGGCGGTGGCCGCCGACGGCCAGTTGCTCGAGCTGTAA
- a CDS encoding ABC transporter ATP-binding protein: MNVQTQGDLVVKDLAVHYGGVQAVSSVSFTVGAGRCLGIIGANGAGKTSTLKALMGLVPRKVGTLRLGDHDLTKVKPKDVVRHGIGYVPEGRHVFAGLTVEKNLLLGAYLRPWNGKTREKLEEVYEMFPVLGEMQHRLAGALSGGQQQMLAIGRALMSEPRLVLLDEPSMGLSPKLVEEILGTLQRLSAAGLGLLLVEQNAKLTFEATETCVVMENGRIAMTGSSADLAHDPLVRQIYLGL, from the coding sequence GTGAACGTACAGACCCAAGGCGACCTGGTCGTGAAAGACCTCGCCGTGCACTACGGCGGGGTGCAGGCGGTCAGCTCGGTGTCGTTCACCGTCGGCGCCGGCCGGTGCCTGGGCATCATCGGGGCCAACGGCGCGGGGAAGACCTCGACGTTGAAGGCGCTGATGGGGCTGGTACCGCGCAAGGTCGGCACCCTGCGCCTCGGCGACCACGACCTCACCAAGGTCAAGCCGAAGGACGTCGTCCGCCACGGCATCGGCTACGTCCCGGAGGGCCGGCACGTGTTCGCCGGGCTGACCGTGGAGAAGAACCTGCTGCTCGGTGCCTACCTGCGTCCGTGGAACGGGAAGACGCGGGAGAAGCTCGAGGAGGTCTACGAGATGTTCCCGGTGCTGGGCGAGATGCAGCACCGGCTCGCCGGAGCGTTGTCGGGCGGACAGCAGCAGATGCTGGCCATCGGGCGCGCGCTGATGTCCGAACCGCGGCTGGTGCTGCTGGACGAGCCGTCGATGGGTCTGTCCCCGAAGCTGGTGGAGGAGATCCTCGGCACGCTGCAACGGCTGTCGGCAGCGGGGCTGGGGCTGTTGCTGGTGGAGCAGAACGCGAAGCTGACGTTCGAGGCCACCGAGACGTGCGTGGTGATGGAGAACGGGCGGATCGCGATGACCGGCAGTTCGGCGGATCTGGCGCACGATCCGCTGGTCCGGCAGATCTATCTCGGCCTCTGA
- a CDS encoding PQQ-binding-like beta-propeller repeat protein, whose protein sequence is MDRRRFLTGATGAAVAGTVLAAPPTAAAPATVDTPRQPDAFGRPGRDFTKVGGDLGNQNHTPLRQITRQNVHRLGGAWHVNLEGGDASRAQQSTIVAQNGVLYVQTTQQNVFAVDGRTGAVRWKTNLGTETTNMRGVALGQGKVFSTSGANILYALDQKTGAVVWKTPLLTEDASQGTPEPCDPANGQCGGSIGSLAGAVVYSDGLIYVGMQGSTAGARGRAYALDAATGKIAWTFWAVPGPGEFGNDTWEGDSWKTGGAVPWIHPAVDPELGLVYWTFGNPYPRTNGSTRGGDNLFANTIVAIDAKTGKRRWHFQSVHHDIWDYDNVMAPVLIDLRIDGRLRKVVVYGSKVGMYYILDRTDGRPIQGVTERPVPQDPRHKTSPTQPFPEGDPFVPQEPRLDNSTRPVPFYPTGGLFATHWDRATIIFPGAGGGADWSHVSFNPATGWVYVGYGLINSSYSNTTGGRVNTARPYGEYFAGGIAAVDPRTNELVWRKDSEWSLAHGNGILTTDGGVMFQGGPDGNLLAMNDADGGELWRFQCGAGVHTSPISYEIDGEQYLAVFAGGNGLPYPDIPKGDHLWAFKLGGKVTPAPAPVPPSKRNQIRVAAVTAAAAKNTVTLGRIWDATAGAPGAVENTVAQTAMSPQHLTVPVGTEITFVNPQGNAFAHGAVSFFEYEFDSGTLMPGQSFKHTFTKKGEFFYNDPIFPQNTGKIVVT, encoded by the coding sequence ATGGATCGACGCAGATTCCTGACCGGCGCGACGGGGGCCGCGGTGGCGGGGACCGTGCTCGCCGCCCCGCCCACCGCCGCGGCGCCGGCCACGGTGGACACCCCGCGCCAGCCGGACGCGTTCGGCCGGCCGGGGCGGGACTTCACCAAGGTGGGCGGCGACCTCGGCAACCAGAACCACACGCCGCTGCGGCAGATCACCCGGCAGAACGTGCACCGCCTCGGCGGCGCGTGGCACGTCAACCTCGAAGGCGGGGACGCCTCCCGCGCCCAGCAGAGCACGATCGTCGCCCAGAACGGCGTCCTCTACGTCCAGACCACCCAGCAGAACGTCTTCGCCGTCGACGGCCGGACGGGCGCGGTGCGCTGGAAGACGAACCTCGGCACCGAAACGACCAACATGCGCGGGGTGGCCCTGGGCCAGGGCAAGGTGTTCTCCACCTCCGGCGCCAACATCCTCTACGCGCTCGACCAGAAGACCGGCGCCGTCGTCTGGAAGACCCCCCTGTTGACCGAGGACGCCTCGCAGGGCACGCCCGAGCCGTGCGATCCGGCGAACGGCCAGTGCGGTGGCAGCATCGGCAGCCTCGCCGGCGCGGTCGTCTACTCCGACGGGCTCATCTACGTGGGCATGCAGGGCAGCACCGCGGGCGCGCGCGGCCGGGCGTACGCGCTCGACGCCGCCACCGGGAAGATCGCCTGGACCTTCTGGGCCGTTCCCGGTCCGGGCGAGTTCGGCAACGACACCTGGGAAGGGGATTCCTGGAAGACCGGCGGCGCCGTGCCGTGGATCCACCCCGCGGTCGACCCCGAACTGGGCCTCGTCTACTGGACCTTCGGGAACCCGTACCCCCGCACCAACGGTTCCACGCGCGGCGGCGACAACCTCTTCGCGAACACGATCGTCGCGATCGACGCGAAGACCGGGAAGCGGCGCTGGCACTTCCAGTCCGTGCACCACGACATCTGGGACTACGACAACGTCATGGCGCCGGTGCTGATCGATCTGCGCATCGACGGCAGGCTGCGCAAGGTCGTGGTCTACGGCAGCAAGGTCGGCATGTACTACATCCTCGACCGCACCGACGGCAGGCCGATCCAGGGCGTGACCGAGCGACCGGTTCCGCAGGACCCGCGGCACAAGACGTCGCCGACCCAGCCCTTCCCCGAAGGGGACCCGTTCGTCCCGCAGGAGCCGCGACTGGACAACTCGACCCGCCCGGTGCCCTTCTACCCCACCGGCGGCCTGTTCGCGACGCACTGGGACCGCGCGACGATCATCTTCCCCGGCGCGGGCGGCGGTGCCGACTGGTCCCACGTTTCGTTCAACCCCGCGACCGGCTGGGTGTACGTCGGCTACGGGCTCATCAACTCGTCCTATTCGAACACCACCGGCGGCCGGGTCAACACCGCCCGCCCCTACGGCGAGTACTTCGCGGGCGGGATCGCCGCGGTCGACCCGCGCACCAACGAACTGGTGTGGCGCAAGGACAGCGAGTGGTCCCTGGCCCACGGCAACGGCATCCTGACCACCGACGGCGGCGTGATGTTCCAGGGCGGCCCGGACGGCAACCTCCTGGCCATGAACGACGCCGACGGCGGCGAGCTGTGGCGGTTCCAGTGCGGCGCCGGCGTCCACACCAGCCCGATCAGCTACGAGATCGACGGCGAGCAGTACCTCGCGGTCTTCGCGGGCGGCAACGGTCTCCCCTACCCCGACATCCCCAAGGGCGACCACCTCTGGGCGTTCAAGCTCGGCGGCAAGGTGACCCCGGCGCCCGCACCGGTCCCGCCGTCGAAGCGCAACCAGATCCGCGTCGCGGCGGTGACCGCCGCCGCGGCCAAGAACACGGTGACGCTCGGCCGGATCTGGGACGCGACCGCCGGCGCGCCCGGCGCGGTCGAGAACACGGTGGCCCAGACCGCGATGTCGCCGCAGCACCTGACGGTCCCGGTGGGCACGGAGATCACGTTCGTGAACCCGCAAGGCAACGCGTTCGCCCACGGCGCGGTGTCGTTCTTCGAGTACGAATTCGACAGCGGCACCCTGATGCCGGGGCAGTCCTTCAAGCACACCTTCACGAAGAAGGGCGAGTTCTTCTACAACGACCCGATCTTCCCGCAGAACACCGGGAAGATCGTCGTCACCTGA
- a CDS encoding low temperature requirement protein A, producing MSVGTEREPMVRPPALRTGQEASASNLELFFDLAYVLVVNELAVAFLKHLTWSGVGTFVALFIAIWTSWVGYTLYANRFDTDDVLFRIAKLAATLSIAGCAASAATATSSFSTPFAVCFLAGRVILLGLYARAWRHVPDARGTIDVYLATIAASSALWAVSLAFGGPARYWLWGAAVVVDAVGPVVATWRDNHLPLHMEHLPERFGLFVILVLGEAVGGAAIGVHDAAWGPSAVAVGVAGFVIAAAMWWIYFDTAAAVGAAALRRRDDESRDDGTPADERHDLFVYGHLPLALGVVMAGVGVEELVLHPGAALPSAGGWALAAGVALFLTGTALVLGGSSRSWRAIWPWPVAAVPLAPAAAAFGHHRALLLVAGLALLCLGLAMRGTVVRRNGGSDPVARKTPRTPV from the coding sequence ACGTCCTGGTCGTGAACGAGCTCGCCGTCGCCTTCCTCAAGCACCTGACGTGGTCCGGGGTCGGCACGTTCGTGGCCCTGTTCATCGCCATCTGGACGTCCTGGGTGGGGTACACCCTCTACGCCAACCGGTTCGACACCGACGACGTCCTGTTCCGCATCGCCAAGCTCGCCGCCACCCTGTCCATCGCCGGGTGCGCGGCGAGCGCCGCGACCGCGACCTCGTCGTTCTCCACGCCGTTCGCGGTGTGCTTCCTCGCCGGCCGAGTGATCCTGCTGGGGCTCTACGCGCGAGCGTGGCGGCACGTCCCCGACGCGCGGGGCACCATCGACGTCTACCTCGCCACCATCGCGGCGAGCTCGGCCCTGTGGGCCGTGTCGCTGGCTTTCGGGGGACCGGCGCGGTACTGGCTGTGGGGCGCGGCAGTCGTCGTCGACGCCGTCGGCCCGGTCGTCGCCACCTGGCGCGACAACCACCTCCCTCTGCACATGGAACACCTCCCGGAACGGTTCGGGCTCTTCGTGATCCTGGTGCTCGGGGAAGCCGTGGGCGGCGCGGCCATCGGCGTGCACGACGCGGCGTGGGGCCCGTCCGCAGTGGCGGTCGGGGTCGCCGGGTTCGTCATCGCCGCCGCGATGTGGTGGATCTACTTCGACACGGCCGCCGCCGTGGGGGCCGCCGCGTTGCGCCGGCGCGACGACGAGTCCCGGGACGACGGCACGCCCGCCGACGAACGGCACGACCTGTTCGTCTACGGCCACCTGCCGCTCGCCCTGGGCGTCGTCATGGCCGGCGTCGGCGTCGAAGAGCTCGTGCTGCACCCCGGGGCAGCGCTGCCGTCGGCGGGCGGCTGGGCCTTGGCCGCCGGCGTCGCCCTCTTCCTGACCGGAACCGCCCTCGTCCTCGGCGGCAGCAGCCGGTCTTGGCGGGCGATCTGGCCGTGGCCCGTCGCCGCGGTCCCGCTCGCGCCGGCCGCCGCCGCGTTCGGGCACCACCGAGCCCTGCTGCTCGTCGCGGGACTGGCACTGCTGTGTCTCGGCCTGGCCATGCGAGGAACGGTCGTCCGCCGCAACGGTGGCTCGGACCCGGTGGCGCGGAAGACGCCTCGTACCCCGGTCTAG
- the pqqE gene encoding pyrroloquinoline quinone biosynthesis protein PqqE yields MSVTAGSRPGLRRGVRLEFDAVRGRSALLFPEGVLLLNETAAAVLSRCDTRRSVADIVDDLAAEYAGVEAGSVLRTLADLEQRGLVGETPDARPARFSPPRPGVVVPRRSPVPLGLLAELTYRCPLQCTYCANPLNLADYQDELDTAAWLDVFAQARSLGVLQLHLSGGEPGLRRDLAALVAAANRLGLYTNLVTSGISLTAARIAGLADAGLDHFQLSLQDAEAAPADRVAGRAAHDRKLVVAEAVRAAGLPLTINVVLHRANVEHVPAIAELADRLGADRLELAHTQFYGWALRNRAALMPTRAQVDQAARDVAEVRQRYGFEVVHVAADYYDPRPKPCNYGWGARQLTVTPNGHVLPCLAAETLPGLEIPSVRTDPLAAIWYESPAFRKFRGTEWLPEPCGGCALKEIDFGGCRCQAYQLTGDATVTDPVCDLSEHHDLVLAGTTELVPEPAVPRRMR; encoded by the coding sequence ATGAGCGTGACGGCCGGCAGCCGACCGGGACTGCGGCGCGGGGTGCGGCTGGAATTCGACGCGGTCCGCGGCCGATCAGCGCTGCTGTTCCCCGAAGGTGTGCTGCTGCTCAACGAAACCGCGGCGGCCGTACTGTCCCGATGCGACACCCGGCGATCGGTGGCGGATATCGTCGACGACCTCGCCGCCGAGTACGCGGGCGTCGAGGCCGGTTCGGTGCTCCGGACGCTGGCCGACCTCGAACAGCGGGGTTTGGTGGGGGAGACGCCGGACGCCCGGCCTGCCCGGTTTTCGCCGCCACGGCCGGGAGTGGTGGTACCTCGGCGGTCGCCGGTTCCGCTCGGCCTGCTCGCCGAGCTGACCTACCGGTGTCCCCTGCAGTGCACCTACTGCGCCAACCCGCTCAACCTCGCCGATTACCAGGACGAACTGGACACCGCGGCCTGGCTCGACGTGTTCGCCCAGGCCCGGTCCCTCGGCGTGCTGCAACTGCACCTGTCCGGCGGCGAGCCGGGCCTCCGCCGCGATCTGGCCGCCCTGGTCGCGGCCGCGAACCGGCTCGGCCTGTACACGAACCTGGTCACCAGCGGGATCTCCCTGACCGCGGCGAGGATCGCCGGGCTCGCCGACGCCGGTCTCGATCACTTCCAGCTGTCCCTGCAGGACGCCGAAGCGGCTCCCGCGGACCGGGTGGCGGGCCGGGCCGCGCACGACCGCAAGCTCGTCGTCGCGGAGGCCGTCCGTGCGGCCGGGCTCCCGCTGACCATCAACGTGGTGCTGCACCGCGCGAACGTCGAGCACGTCCCGGCGATCGCCGAGCTGGCCGATCGCCTGGGCGCCGACCGTCTCGAACTCGCCCACACGCAGTTCTACGGCTGGGCGCTGCGCAATCGCGCCGCCCTCATGCCCACGCGCGCGCAGGTCGACCAGGCGGCCCGGGACGTCGCCGAGGTCCGGCAGCGGTACGGCTTCGAGGTCGTGCACGTCGCCGCCGACTACTACGACCCCCGCCCCAAGCCGTGCAACTACGGCTGGGGTGCCCGGCAGCTGACCGTCACCCCCAACGGGCACGTGCTGCCCTGCCTGGCCGCGGAGACACTGCCCGGACTGGAAATCCCGTCCGTGCGCACGGACCCGCTCGCGGCCATCTGGTACGAATCCCCGGCCTTCCGGAAGTTCCGCGGCACCGAGTGGCTGCCCGAGCCCTGCGGCGGCTGCGCGCTCAAGGAAATCGACTTCGGCGGCTGCCGGTGCCAGGCCTACCAGCTGACCGGCGACGCGACCGTGACCGACCCCGTCTGCGACCTGTCCGAGCACCACGACCTCGTCCTGGCGGGGACCACGGAGCTCGTACCGGAACCCGCGGTACCCCGGCGGATGCGATGA
- the pqqC gene encoding pyrroloquinoline-quinone synthase PqqC, producing the protein MAGPLSRAELTDALLRLEKRYWAHHPFHLRLHEGRCSPAELRRWVANRWYYQKCLAQKNAAVIAACPLPEVRRAWVDRIVFHDGVHAGEGGMEQWLGLAEAVGLSRAEVLDERNVLPGVRFAVDGYLHFCRTKPWTESVAAALTEMFSPGHMTDRVNAWREHYGWIRPEGFAYFERRIPAAREDSALTLRLVLDHCVTAEQQDAAIRALSFKCDVLWAVLDAVDYARCS; encoded by the coding sequence GTGGCGGGCCCGCTGAGCCGGGCGGAGCTGACCGACGCCCTGCTCCGCCTCGAGAAGCGCTACTGGGCTCACCACCCGTTCCACCTCCGGCTGCACGAAGGCCGGTGCTCGCCGGCGGAGCTGCGCCGCTGGGTGGCCAACCGCTGGTACTACCAGAAGTGCCTGGCGCAGAAGAACGCCGCGGTCATCGCGGCGTGCCCGCTGCCGGAAGTCCGTCGCGCCTGGGTGGACCGGATCGTCTTCCACGACGGCGTGCACGCCGGCGAGGGCGGCATGGAACAGTGGCTGGGCCTGGCGGAAGCGGTCGGGCTGAGCAGGGCGGAAGTCCTCGACGAGCGGAACGTCCTGCCCGGGGTGCGGTTCGCCGTCGACGGGTACCTGCACTTCTGCCGCACGAAGCCGTGGACCGAGAGCGTGGCGGCGGCGCTCACCGAGATGTTCTCGCCGGGGCACATGACCGACCGCGTCAACGCCTGGCGGGAGCACTACGGCTGGATCCGGCCGGAGGGCTTCGCCTACTTCGAACGCCGGATCCCGGCGGCGCGGGAGGACAGCGCGCTGACCCTGCGCCTCGTGCTCGACCACTGCGTCACCGCCGAGCAGCAGGACGCCGCGATCCGGGCGCTGTCATTCAAGTGCGACGTGCTGTGGGCGGTGCTCGACGCGGTGGACTACGCGAGGTGCTCATGA
- a CDS encoding ThuA domain-containing protein, translating into MKKRSTTLVTMLGSAVTAALTTAALIGMPASAHDGGKQGAQALGDPDYGVCRGLDTRCYHNWGNFDLSKGIKVLVYSRTAGPRHANLGPALGPGLNPPLTAANVAQNGLIELGKKNGFAVDWTEDVTQLASPSTLFKYNAVILMSTTRDALDDSAQTSLRQYIRGGGGFVGIHNAFGTEYNWPWYEGLLGGANYYDHGPAQAGVVQTADRTDVSTKGLPNRWPFTDEWYNLVPFPSNVRVLAKVDESTLAKGVKGSMGHPGHGDDHPVAWCQYYDGGRSWVTTLGHESWAFTNTTTADGAAYFQTLIANGIKSAAGAAPFCR; encoded by the coding sequence ATGAAGAAGAGATCAACGACGTTGGTGACGATGCTCGGGAGCGCGGTGACCGCGGCGCTGACCACGGCCGCCCTGATCGGGATGCCCGCCTCGGCGCATGACGGCGGCAAGCAGGGCGCCCAGGCGCTCGGCGACCCCGACTACGGTGTGTGCCGCGGCCTCGACACGCGCTGCTACCACAACTGGGGCAACTTCGACCTGAGCAAGGGCATCAAGGTCCTGGTGTACTCGCGCACCGCGGGCCCCCGGCACGCGAACCTGGGGCCGGCGCTCGGGCCGGGCCTGAACCCGCCGCTGACGGCGGCGAACGTCGCGCAGAACGGGCTGATCGAGCTGGGGAAGAAGAACGGGTTCGCGGTCGACTGGACCGAAGACGTCACCCAGCTCGCCAGCCCGAGCACCTTGTTCAAGTACAACGCGGTCATCCTCATGAGCACCACTCGCGACGCCCTGGACGACTCGGCCCAGACGTCACTGCGGCAGTACATCCGGGGCGGCGGTGGGTTCGTCGGCATCCACAACGCCTTCGGTACGGAGTACAACTGGCCGTGGTACGAGGGGTTGCTGGGCGGGGCGAACTACTACGACCACGGACCCGCGCAGGCCGGGGTGGTGCAGACGGCCGACCGCACCGACGTGTCGACGAAGGGCCTGCCGAACCGGTGGCCGTTCACCGACGAGTGGTACAACCTGGTTCCCTTCCCGAGCAACGTGCGAGTCTTGGCCAAGGTCGACGAGTCGACACTCGCGAAGGGCGTGAAGGGCTCGATGGGGCACCCCGGGCACGGGGACGACCACCCCGTGGCGTGGTGCCAGTACTACGACGGCGGCCGGTCGTGGGTGACCACGCTGGGCCACGAAAGCTGGGCGTTCACCAACACGACGACCGCAGACGGCGCGGCGTACTTCCAGACGCTGATCGCCAACGGCATCAAGTCCGCCGCCGGTGCGGCACCGTTCTGCCGCTGA